The following are from one region of the Roseobacter fucihabitans genome:
- a CDS encoding calcium-binding protein produces the protein MATPTEWLNEFQVNTGSAATSSQSDPKIIGLNNGYFVVAWTEATAGTIGTTAGTDIIAKIFDAEGNVVRNSFQLNQVYTPDDERDFDLVATHDGFAMAYLDDDIANVNQTDIRYERYDFDGDLVDSRSIATENVAADFLRNPQIAANLIAGNDDIFIAYDDDVGTDTDISARIIDQAGTIGAEFGAAQNSNDFDRLGDVVVLSNGNFVTVYEEDDSGTTSLEFTIRDQTGTAIGGARALAAEGSDLNAASLEGGGFVAVYVLNSDIVARTFNNTGTQQSVTNVATGINIQNEPVVTALQDGDFVVAWDDDTTGNLFARRFNADGTTDGFTFTVENVGTTNIDISTTGDGRILFAWQEQGGEIMASVWDPRPSVIDPDDYDGARVHVLDSDVITTGLGGSTVLAGSGSKTVFGQGGNDIINASSGGGEYFGGGGNDTIFASNTANETLDGGTGIDTLNTTLFNGTYSVNMVTGVTNFAPESFINFENITMGNGNNTVVGTSGANIIITGTGDDTISAGAGNDTINTGAGNDTVNASSGNDTIFLGSGNDTATSSGTDTIFGQGGNDLIFAGLGLPETLDGGTGIDTLNTTLFNGSYVVDLATGLTNFAGELFTNFENITAGNGNDQLFGFEVDNIMIGGGGNDRILAFRGNDTIEGGLGDDTLNGGEGNDNISGGDGADLVFGQDGNDVISGGDGNDQLFGEAGNDNISGGLGDDTIGAADGSDTINAGGGNDTAFGGEGNDTVRGGTGNDRLFGSGGSDFIDGEDGNDELFGETGSDTLLGGAGDDDMNGGGGNDFMNGESGNDRMFGGSNEDTMFGGTGNDLLNGQTQDDDLFGQSGNDQLFGGDGFDLLDGGSGNDVLFGGNQGDTLVGGLGVDTLNGGSGFDTFDFNSVAESAFGSADTIAGFDGAGGFGGDIIDVSSIDANTGIAGNQAFTFLGAVSSAVGLGFGAGALWVQEFGGQTRLYANVNNDAIIDLEVRINDGAGTTAFDYTASDFFA, from the coding sequence ATGGCGACGCCAACAGAGTGGCTGAACGAATTTCAAGTGAACACCGGTTCCGCAGCAACCAGTTCCCAGTCAGATCCCAAAATCATCGGCTTGAACAACGGCTATTTCGTTGTGGCATGGACCGAAGCAACAGCCGGCACAATCGGTACGACGGCCGGGACCGATATCATTGCCAAGATATTTGACGCAGAAGGAAATGTCGTCCGCAATTCCTTCCAGCTGAATCAGGTTTACACCCCAGACGACGAAAGAGATTTCGATCTGGTTGCGACGCATGACGGCTTTGCGATGGCCTATCTGGATGATGATATTGCGAACGTGAACCAGACTGACATCCGGTACGAGCGTTATGATTTTGACGGGGATCTGGTGGATTCCCGCAGCATCGCGACAGAAAACGTTGCGGCGGATTTCCTGCGCAACCCGCAGATTGCCGCCAACCTGATCGCGGGCAACGACGATATTTTTATCGCCTATGATGACGACGTGGGTACCGACACCGACATCAGCGCACGGATTATCGATCAGGCAGGCACGATTGGTGCGGAGTTCGGCGCGGCACAGAACAGCAATGACTTCGATCGGTTGGGCGATGTGGTTGTATTGAGCAACGGCAATTTCGTCACCGTCTATGAAGAGGATGACAGTGGTACGACCAGCCTGGAATTCACGATCCGGGATCAGACCGGCACCGCGATTGGCGGTGCCCGTGCACTTGCAGCTGAGGGCAGCGATCTGAATGCAGCATCGCTGGAAGGCGGTGGGTTCGTGGCTGTCTATGTTTTGAACAGTGATATTGTTGCCAGAACCTTCAACAATACGGGTACACAGCAAAGCGTGACCAACGTCGCCACCGGCATCAACATTCAGAACGAACCTGTTGTCACCGCACTGCAAGACGGCGATTTTGTCGTCGCCTGGGACGATGACACCACCGGCAATCTGTTTGCGCGACGCTTCAATGCGGATGGCACAACGGATGGTTTCACCTTTACGGTCGAAAACGTTGGCACCACCAATATCGACATCAGCACCACAGGTGACGGGCGTATTTTGTTCGCCTGGCAGGAGCAGGGTGGCGAGATCATGGCCTCGGTCTGGGATCCGCGCCCATCGGTCATCGACCCCGATGATTATGACGGCGCGCGCGTGCATGTGCTTGATTCCGACGTAATCACCACCGGTTTGGGCGGGTCGACCGTTCTGGCGGGTTCCGGGTCCAAGACCGTGTTTGGTCAGGGCGGTAACGACATCATCAATGCCTCGAGCGGCGGAGGTGAATATTTCGGCGGTGGCGGCAATGACACGATCTTTGCAAGCAACACGGCCAACGAAACGCTCGATGGTGGCACAGGGATCGACACGCTGAACACCACACTCTTCAACGGGACCTACTCGGTGAACATGGTGACGGGTGTGACCAACTTCGCGCCGGAATCCTTCATCAATTTCGAAAACATCACGATGGGGAACGGCAATAACACCGTGGTGGGCACCTCGGGTGCCAACATCATCATCACGGGTACGGGTGACGACACGATCAGTGCGGGAGCCGGCAACGATACGATCAATACCGGCGCGGGCAATGATACGGTCAACGCAAGCTCGGGTAATGACACGATTTTCCTCGGCAGCGGTAATGATACTGCCACGTCCTCGGGCACTGACACGATATTTGGCCAGGGGGGCAATGACCTCATTTTCGCCGGTCTCGGTTTGCCTGAAACACTTGACGGTGGGACTGGCATTGACACGCTGAACACGACTTTGTTCAACGGGAGCTATGTTGTTGATCTTGCGACGGGTTTGACCAATTTTGCGGGTGAGCTCTTTACCAACTTCGAGAACATCACCGCGGGCAACGGCAATGACCAGCTCTTCGGGTTCGAGGTCGATAACATCATGATCGGCGGCGGCGGTAACGACCGCATCCTTGCATTCCGCGGCAATGACACGATCGAGGGCGGTCTGGGTGATGACACGCTGAACGGCGGCGAGGGCAACGACAATATCTCCGGCGGTGACGGGGCGGATCTGGTCTTTGGCCAGGACGGCAACGACGTCATCTCGGGGGGTGACGGCAACGATCAGCTCTTTGGCGAGGCCGGTAACGACAATATTTCCGGCGGTCTGGGCGATGATACCATCGGTGCGGCCGACGGCAGCGACACCATCAACGCGGGGGGCGGCAATGACACGGCCTTTGGCGGCGAGGGCAATGATACCGTGCGCGGTGGGACGGGCAACGACCGGCTCTTTGGCAGCGGCGGGTCGGATTTCATCGACGGCGAGGACGGCAATGATGAGCTCTTCGGCGAGACCGGCAGCGACACGCTTCTGGGCGGTGCGGGCGATGACGACATGAACGGCGGCGGCGGCAACGACTTCATGAACGGCGAGTCCGGCAACGACCGGATGTTCGGCGGCTCGAATGAGGATACGATGTTCGGCGGCACCGGCAATGACCTGTTGAATGGCCAGACCCAGGACGACGACCTCTTTGGTCAATCGGGCAACGACCAGCTGTTCGGCGGTGACGGGTTCGATTTGCTGGACGGCGGCTCGGGCAATGACGTGTTGTTTGGCGGCAACCAGGGCGATACGCTGGTTGGGGGCCTGGGCGTGGATACGCTGAATGGCGGCAGCGGGTTTGACACCTTCGACTTCAATTCGGTGGCTGAATCGGCTTTCGGATCGGCGGATACCATCGCCGGGTTCGACGGTGCTGGCGGCTTTGGCGGCGATATCATCGACGTCTCGAGCATCGATGCCAACACGGGGATTGCGGGCAATCAGGCCTTCACCTTCCTGGGGGCTGTCTCAAGCGCTGTGGGCCTCGGTTTTGGTGCCGGTGCGCTTTGGGTGCAGGAGTTTGGCGGTCAGACGCGGCTTTATGCCAACGTCAACAACGACGCCATCATCGATCTTGAGGTGCGCATCAATGACGGTGCAGGCACCACGGCCTTTGATTACACGGCCAGCGACTTTTTTGCCTGA
- a CDS encoding replication initiation protein, whose amino-acid sequence MDDIPREKLTGSLRRGAVKKHVAAIHVSGKLTLLQRKLSNVLLLNAYDTLTQARSFQMGARTLCLMVGYNSKDFETLKQSLRGLAETVAEWDMLDSRGQQEWGVSSLLSYAKLKAGACEYAYSPALAEKPADPKVFALINLNIQRRFTSGHALALYENCYRFHRTGNTGWWPLETFRRLMGVDDSSYYETYKHLNAKIIKPAVAEVNRTSNIVITPETRKRGRAITDIHFAIKPNPQLAILDLEDGAGQRRAPVYDGLRAMGVSDRLACQWMTEHGEDLIAGKLDYVALQADVKSPARYIAAALRDDFGGVAEARAAPVPVSARAARLGRVQALAAARTPTQRDADKRFFLNSITAAHTRLNFERQGWMSTLNAKEIVAF is encoded by the coding sequence ATGGATGACATCCCCCGAGAAAAACTGACAGGGTCCCTGCGTCGGGGGGCCGTCAAAAAACATGTTGCGGCGATTCATGTCTCGGGCAAACTGACCTTGCTGCAACGCAAGCTCAGCAACGTGCTGCTGTTGAATGCGTATGACACGCTGACGCAGGCACGCTCGTTTCAGATGGGTGCGCGCACGCTCTGCCTCATGGTCGGCTATAACTCTAAAGACTTTGAAACCCTGAAACAGTCGCTGCGCGGGTTGGCGGAAACCGTCGCGGAATGGGATATGCTGGATTCCAGGGGCCAGCAGGAATGGGGCGTTTCCAGCCTGCTCAGCTATGCAAAACTCAAGGCGGGTGCCTGCGAATATGCCTATTCCCCGGCCTTGGCGGAAAAGCCTGCCGACCCGAAGGTCTTTGCGTTGATCAACCTCAATATCCAGCGCCGTTTTACCTCCGGTCACGCGCTTGCGCTTTATGAAAACTGCTATCGATTTCACCGCACGGGCAACACCGGGTGGTGGCCGCTGGAAACTTTTCGCCGGCTGATGGGGGTGGATGACAGCAGCTATTATGAAACCTACAAACACCTGAACGCCAAAATCATCAAACCCGCGGTGGCGGAGGTGAACCGCACCAGCAACATCGTGATCACGCCGGAGACGCGTAAGCGGGGCAGGGCGATCACGGATATTCATTTTGCGATCAAGCCGAACCCGCAACTGGCGATTCTCGATCTGGAAGATGGGGCGGGGCAGCGGCGCGCACCGGTCTATGACGGGCTGCGCGCGATGGGGGTCAGCGATCGGCTGGCGTGCCAATGGATGACGGAACATGGCGAAGATCTGATCGCGGGCAAGCTGGATTACGTCGCCTTGCAAGCGGATGTGAAAAGCCCTGCGCGCTATATTGCGGCGGCGTTGCGTGATGATTTCGGTGGGGTTGCCGAGGCGCGTGCGGCACCTGTGCCGGTGAGCGCGCGGGCGGCACGTCTGGGACGGGTGCAGGCCTTGGCCGCTGCGCGCACGCCCACGCAACGTGACGCCGACAAGCGCTTCTTTCTCAACAGCATCACGGCGGCGCATACGCGGCTTAATTTTGAGCGCCAAGGCTGGATGTCGACACTGAACGCCAAGGAGATTGTCGCCTTCTGA
- a CDS encoding molybdopterin-dependent oxidoreductase has translation MSFTQPTRRMFLQGGAAAFSATSLMGTTALAALDPNSFKDRVFHATHYGPFQAVVRDGKLVGVNHIMDIDARPTEMLTRGVLDRTYDKSRINYPMIRKSYLDGWETGDIKPELRGKEEYVKVDWDTAWSLTAKALLDTATNHGNEAIFSSSYGGWSNAGTFRPNVLQGRLLNLMGGCTITSGDWSAGASQVTLPHIIGDMEVYSTQSAWETIRDNTEVFVLVGCDPIKNNRVEYRVADHGMYAHWESIRDAGVKFISINPQKTASDEYLDAEWVKIVPNTDVALFCAMANHVLAKGLEDRAYMDKYTTGAEKWIAYLQGETDGVEKTPEWASEITGIAPEEIRDLAELLATSRTEIAGAWALQRAQHGEMTHWAIINFAALTGKIGKPGQGVGFSWHYGNGGMPASGKSNPAGMSQGRNFVKTICPASRITDMLENPGKEVFYNGNTHTYPDVKVVFNAGNNFMSHQQDTNRLIKALEKVETVVSVDVWWTAATRWADIVLPAASTLEQDDISSGGTYSNDKVYAMKKAIEPVGDSLPDFEIFEGLADKLDLWTQFTEGEDKMYHIKLAYEKSSASKHTPFEAFWEKGFARQEVPDEARKWTRHSAFFNDPEGSPLHTTSGKIEMFCDDFAKLEIDDCPGMPMWLEKHEYLGNAKEGQLHVVSPHPWFRLHSQMDQSENLRNLYKVQGREPVRINTQDAADRNIEDGDLVELYNDRGTVIAGAVVSDDIMPGVVSIYEGAWPSLDSKGRCNSGLVNFLTSTQRSSGVAQATTANTTLCSMRKCEDPEGPNMAYDKPPILEDYAFAEIDEDKLGFGRLYELTESLYADMEPGEKIFFERCTVCHAPREVTHFTQQQWKGIAPSMFPRAGLEEDEAALVMDYLMKNASDALR, from the coding sequence ATGTCATTCACTCAACCAACACGTCGCATGTTTTTGCAAGGTGGTGCAGCTGCATTCAGCGCAACCAGCCTGATGGGCACAACCGCCCTTGCCGCCCTTGATCCCAACTCTTTCAAGGACCGCGTTTTTCACGCAACGCATTATGGGCCGTTCCAAGCGGTCGTGCGCGACGGTAAGCTTGTCGGCGTCAATCATATCATGGATATTGATGCCCGCCCTACCGAAATGCTCACCCGTGGTGTGTTGGACCGCACCTACGACAAGTCCCGCATCAACTATCCGATGATCCGCAAATCCTATCTTGATGGCTGGGAAACAGGTGACATCAAACCCGAATTGCGGGGCAAGGAAGAATACGTCAAGGTTGATTGGGACACCGCATGGAGCCTGACCGCCAAGGCGTTGCTGGATACAGCCACAAATCACGGAAATGAAGCGATCTTCAGTTCGTCCTATGGTGGCTGGTCCAATGCCGGCACTTTCCGTCCGAACGTCCTTCAGGGCCGGCTGCTCAACCTTATGGGCGGCTGCACCATTACCTCTGGGGATTGGTCCGCCGGTGCAAGCCAGGTGACGCTGCCGCATATCATTGGGGATATGGAAGTCTATTCCACACAATCCGCATGGGAAACCATCCGCGACAACACCGAAGTGTTCGTGCTGGTCGGTTGTGATCCGATCAAGAACAACCGCGTCGAATATCGCGTCGCGGATCATGGCATGTATGCGCATTGGGAATCCATCCGCGATGCAGGGGTGAAATTCATCTCGATCAACCCCCAGAAAACCGCATCCGATGAATATCTTGATGCTGAATGGGTCAAAATCGTTCCCAATACCGACGTTGCGCTGTTCTGCGCCATGGCCAACCACGTTCTGGCCAAAGGTCTCGAAGACCGCGCCTATATGGACAAATACACCACCGGGGCCGAGAAATGGATTGCCTATCTTCAGGGTGAAACCGACGGTGTTGAAAAGACCCCGGAATGGGCGTCTGAGATCACCGGCATCGCCCCAGAGGAAATCCGCGACCTCGCAGAGCTGCTGGCCACCTCCCGCACGGAGATTGCCGGTGCCTGGGCGCTGCAACGTGCCCAGCACGGCGAAATGACCCATTGGGCGATCATCAACTTTGCAGCCCTGACCGGTAAGATTGGCAAACCCGGCCAAGGCGTTGGGTTCAGCTGGCATTATGGGAACGGCGGCATGCCCGCCTCTGGCAAATCCAACCCTGCCGGTATGTCGCAAGGGCGGAACTTTGTTAAAACCATCTGTCCGGCCAGCCGGATTACCGACATGCTGGAAAATCCCGGCAAGGAGGTTTTCTACAACGGCAATACCCACACCTATCCGGACGTGAAGGTCGTCTTTAACGCGGGCAACAACTTCATGAGCCACCAGCAGGATACCAACCGGCTGATCAAGGCGCTGGAAAAAGTCGAAACCGTGGTCAGTGTCGATGTCTGGTGGACAGCGGCGACCCGTTGGGCCGATATCGTTCTACCCGCGGCATCCACGCTGGAACAGGACGATATATCATCGGGTGGGACCTACTCCAACGATAAGGTCTATGCGATGAAAAAGGCGATCGAACCCGTGGGTGACAGCCTGCCGGACTTCGAGATCTTTGAGGGGTTGGCCGATAAGCTGGACCTGTGGACGCAGTTCACCGAAGGCGAAGACAAGATGTATCACATCAAGCTGGCCTATGAAAAATCCAGCGCGTCAAAGCACACCCCTTTCGAGGCGTTCTGGGAAAAGGGTTTTGCACGTCAGGAAGTGCCTGACGAGGCCCGCAAGTGGACACGCCACAGCGCATTCTTCAACGATCCCGAAGGCAGCCCGCTGCATACCACGTCCGGCAAGATCGAGATGTTCTGTGACGATTTCGCCAAGCTGGAAATTGACGACTGTCCGGGTATGCCGATGTGGCTGGAAAAGCATGAATACCTCGGCAATGCCAAAGAGGGTCAGTTGCACGTCGTATCGCCCCACCCATGGTTCCGCCTGCACAGCCAGATGGACCAGTCTGAAAATCTGCGCAACCTTTACAAGGTTCAGGGGCGCGAGCCGGTTCGGATCAACACACAGGATGCTGCGGATCGTAACATCGAAGATGGTGATCTGGTTGAACTTTACAACGACCGGGGCACAGTGATTGCCGGTGCGGTTGTCAGCGATGACATCATGCCGGGTGTTGTTTCGATCTACGAGGGGGCCTGGCCGTCGCTGGACAGCAAAGGCCGCTGCAACTCGGGCCTGGTGAATTTCCTGACCTCCACACAACGCTCCTCGGGCGTGGCACAGGCGACCACTGCCAACACCACACTCTGCTCGATGCGCAAATGCGAGGACCCTGAAGGTCCGAACATGGCCTATGACAAGCCACCGATCCTGGAAGACTACGCGTTTGCGGAAATCGATGAGGACAAGCTGGGGTTCGGTCGTCTCTATGAGCTGACCGAAAGTCTTTATGCCGATATGGAACCGGGCGAAAAGATTTTCTTTGAGCGCTGTACTGTCTGCCACGCGCCGCGCGAAGTGACCCACTTTACGCAGCAGCAATGGAAAGGCATCGCGCCTTCGATGTTCCCGCGTGCTGGTCTTGAGGAAGATGAGGCTGCCTTGGTTATGGACTATCTCATGAAGAACGCCTCTGACGCTCTAAGATAG
- a CDS encoding DUF2478 domain-containing protein has product MSLSPLAAIRFDQDDIDTFLDGIAKVLTARGLKLRGAMQTRGAMGGECHCADMDLSTFGSGRTFRISQPLGTGSRGCRLHPGALAECSAFIEQELRQGADLLILNRFGRGESEGRGFRDLMVQAIALDVPVRPTYVQAWSAFSAGAGCELPMDQDAILNWFRAVQRARHAA; this is encoded by the coding sequence ATGAGCCTCTCTCCCCTTGCAGCCATCCGTTTTGATCAAGACGATATCGACACCTTTCTGGATGGTATTGCCAAGGTGCTGACTGCGCGCGGCCTGAAACTGCGCGGGGCGATGCAAACCCGCGGTGCTATGGGTGGTGAATGTCATTGTGCCGATATGGATCTGAGCACGTTCGGCTCGGGCCGCACCTTCCGTATTTCGCAACCTCTAGGCACGGGATCACGCGGTTGCCGTTTGCATCCTGGTGCGCTTGCTGAATGCTCTGCCTTTATCGAGCAGGAACTCCGACAGGGTGCCGACCTGCTGATCCTCAACCGGTTCGGGCGCGGGGAAAGCGAAGGGCGCGGGTTTCGCGATCTGATGGTGCAGGCCATCGCGCTGGATGTACCTGTGCGACCGACCTATGTTCAGGCATGGTCAGCCTTCAGTGCCGGTGCTGGTTGTGAACTGCCGATGGATCAAGATGCCATCCTGAACTGGTTCCGAGCCGTTCAGCGGGCGCGGCATGCGGCATGA
- the glp gene encoding gephyrin-like molybdotransferase Glp, whose protein sequence is MYAPEAMPFFDNAALDSFALRCADLEGGGCLPIAGTVAAGDGPRALPVGTALRIFTGAPIPAGADAVVMIEACVDKIQKIHFERIPCQGDNIRRTGSDQAAGRLLIAAGTHIAAHHIGLVAANGVTQVDVIRRPRVAVFSTGDELCADPRAPHQIPDANRPMLLALARQAGAEVTDLGILPDDTRATAAALNALGTRYDLILSSGAISLGGKDHIRDALVAAGGTVEGWRVALKPGKPVMFGTLGAAAFTGLPGNPFAVHVGFHMFVLPQITRMLGVDLAPVAPVAGFSWTRKAGRAEVFPVHLAGHDDTGLPVLQRLGQSVSATLLPLSHADGLAIVPAEIDQIKPGASLLWRPFCHT, encoded by the coding sequence ATATACGCGCCCGAAGCGATGCCCTTTTTCGACAATGCGGCGCTGGATAGTTTTGCGCTGCGCTGCGCCGACCTTGAGGGGGGTGGCTGTTTGCCAATTGCAGGCACCGTCGCGGCAGGCGATGGCCCGCGTGCCTTGCCGGTCGGCACTGCGCTGCGCATTTTCACAGGCGCACCGATACCTGCGGGCGCTGACGCGGTCGTCATGATTGAGGCCTGCGTCGATAAAATCCAAAAAATACATTTTGAGCGTATTCCTTGCCAAGGCGATAACATTCGCCGTACGGGCAGTGACCAGGCCGCCGGTCGGCTGTTGATCGCTGCGGGTACGCATATTGCAGCCCATCATATCGGCCTCGTGGCCGCCAATGGCGTGACACAGGTTGACGTTATCCGCCGCCCCCGCGTTGCGGTGTTTTCCACTGGAGATGAGCTCTGCGCGGACCCTCGTGCGCCGCACCAAATCCCCGACGCCAACCGCCCCATGCTGCTGGCATTGGCACGCCAAGCGGGCGCAGAGGTCACCGATCTGGGTATCCTGCCCGATGATACTCGTGCCACTGCCGCAGCGCTGAACGCGCTTGGCACGCGCTATGATCTGATCTTGTCTTCCGGTGCGATTTCGCTGGGCGGTAAGGATCATATCCGCGATGCACTTGTCGCCGCTGGTGGCACCGTCGAGGGGTGGCGCGTTGCGTTGAAACCTGGAAAGCCGGTGATGTTTGGCACGCTGGGCGCGGCCGCTTTTACCGGCCTTCCGGGCAATCCCTTTGCTGTGCATGTGGGGTTCCATATGTTTGTATTGCCACAAATCACGCGCATGCTGGGCGTTGACCTGGCCCCCGTTGCCCCGGTCGCGGGTTTCAGCTGGACCCGCAAGGCGGGTCGGGCCGAGGTCTTTCCCGTTCACCTTGCCGGTCATGATGACACCGGCCTGCCGGTACTACAGCGCCTGGGCCAGAGCGTATCAGCTACGCTTTTACCGCTGAGCCATGCCGACGGGCTGGCGATTGTTCCCGCCGAAATCGACCAAATCAAACCCGGCGCATCCCTTCTTTGGCGCCCCTTTTGCCACACATGA
- a CDS encoding response regulator, translating into MAQHILIVEDDRTTRMRLAAHLRKQGYRVSEAENAETMEQTLSEDPAELLLVDINLDGKDGLTITREQRSMSRVGIILLTARDDQVDKIVGLEMGADDYVTKPFDKRELAARVKNLLARIADIGQAPQGPAPVEDFGPWCFDRIRRRLVSVARTETLTRQEFDVMAALADHPGQTLSRARLTEMMGRKAMRSNDRMIDVVVGRLRKKLENDPASPEWILTEHGKGYHFVDPNSV; encoded by the coding sequence ATGGCGCAACACATCCTGATCGTCGAAGATGACCGCACAACGCGTATGCGTCTCGCGGCCCATTTGCGCAAACAAGGGTATCGCGTCAGCGAAGCCGAGAATGCCGAAACGATGGAACAGACCCTCAGCGAAGATCCGGCTGAGCTTTTGCTGGTGGACATCAACCTTGACGGCAAAGACGGGCTGACCATCACCCGCGAACAACGCAGCATGTCGCGGGTCGGGATCATCTTGTTAACGGCGCGGGATGACCAGGTGGATAAGATCGTAGGTTTGGAAATGGGGGCGGACGATTATGTGACCAAGCCCTTCGATAAGCGCGAGCTGGCCGCAAGGGTGAAGAACCTTCTGGCCCGCATTGCTGATATCGGGCAGGCCCCGCAAGGCCCGGCCCCGGTGGAGGATTTCGGTCCGTGGTGCTTTGATCGCATCCGGCGGCGGCTGGTCTCAGTGGCCCGAACCGAAACGCTGACCCGGCAGGAATTCGACGTCATGGCCGCACTTGCGGATCACCCCGGCCAAACGCTGAGCCGCGCGCGCCTTACCGAAATGATGGGTCGCAAGGCGATGCGGTCAAATGACCGGATGATTGATGTGGTGGTGGGGCGTTTGCGCAAGAAGCTGGAGAATGATCCTGCCAGCCCGGAATGGATTTTGACCGAACACGGCAAAGGATATCATTTCGTTGACCCGAATTCTGTCTAA